A single region of the Streptomyces vilmorinianum genome encodes:
- a CDS encoding acyl-CoA synthetase, giving the protein MEYNLADLFESVVDVVPEREALVYVDHPGTGAERRLTYAQLDAAANRLAHHLIDSGLRPGEHLGLHLYNGIEYLQTVLACLKARLVPVNVNYRYVEEELVYLYKDADLAALVFDAEFTGRVAAALPQTEKLRHLVRVGTPHARRPTTTPHRAASQHSASFQAAPALDCVPFTEAEAAGSPERGFAERSADDLFIIYTGGTTGMPKGVMWRQEDLFFAGLFGGEPSGEPVKRPEELAERVAARGAGLTFFPAPPLMHGTSTLTSFIAFNYGQRVVIHRKYVPEEVLRTIEKEKVSSVSLVGDAMLRPLIDALHGPLKGTDLSSLFSVSSSGAIMSETVRAQFQELVPNVLLLNNFGSSESGSNGKATDDSGPEKGFRLEVNERTQVVDPVTHEPVPVGEPGRLAQRGHVPLGYYNDPAKTAETFFRKGDERWVLLGDMATVDEDGIVTVLGRGSQCINTGGEKVYPEEVEQALKSHPDVYDALVAGVPDAKWGNHVAAVVQLRTGAPALDLESVQTHCRTRLAGYKIPRQLVITDRIQRSPSGKADYRWARSVAAAEDGGV; this is encoded by the coding sequence GTGGAGTACAACCTTGCCGACCTGTTCGAATCGGTCGTGGACGTGGTCCCGGAGCGCGAGGCGCTCGTCTACGTCGACCACCCGGGCACGGGGGCGGAGCGCCGGCTCACGTACGCGCAGCTCGACGCCGCCGCGAACCGCCTGGCCCACCATCTGATCGACTCCGGCCTCCGGCCGGGCGAGCACCTGGGCCTGCACCTCTACAACGGCATCGAGTACCTGCAGACCGTCCTGGCCTGCCTGAAGGCGCGGCTCGTCCCGGTCAACGTGAACTACCGCTATGTGGAGGAGGAGCTGGTCTACCTCTACAAGGACGCCGATCTGGCCGCGCTCGTCTTCGACGCCGAGTTCACCGGACGGGTCGCGGCGGCGCTGCCGCAGACGGAGAAGCTGCGGCACCTCGTGCGGGTGGGGACCCCGCACGCCCGCCGCCCGACCACCACCCCTCACCGAGCCGCTTCGCAGCACAGCGCCTCGTTCCAGGCGGCGCCCGCTCTCGACTGCGTACCGTTCACCGAGGCGGAGGCGGCCGGTTCGCCGGAGCGCGGGTTCGCGGAACGGTCCGCCGACGACCTCTTCATCATCTACACGGGCGGTACGACGGGGATGCCGAAGGGCGTCATGTGGCGCCAGGAGGACCTCTTCTTCGCCGGGCTCTTCGGCGGCGAACCCTCGGGCGAGCCGGTCAAACGGCCCGAGGAGCTGGCCGAGCGGGTCGCCGCGCGCGGCGCCGGCCTCACGTTCTTCCCCGCTCCCCCGCTGATGCACGGGACCTCGACGCTGACCTCGTTCATCGCCTTCAACTACGGCCAGCGGGTGGTCATCCACCGCAAGTACGTGCCGGAAGAGGTGCTCCGCACGATCGAGAAGGAGAAGGTCTCCAGCGTGTCGCTGGTGGGCGACGCGATGCTCAGGCCTCTCATCGACGCCCTCCACGGCCCGCTCAAGGGCACCGACCTGTCCTCGCTGTTCAGCGTCTCCTCCTCCGGGGCGATCATGTCGGAGACGGTACGGGCCCAGTTCCAGGAGCTGGTGCCGAACGTGCTGCTCCTGAACAACTTCGGCTCGTCGGAGTCCGGGTCCAACGGCAAGGCGACGGACGACTCGGGCCCGGAGAAGGGCTTCCGGCTCGAGGTCAACGAGCGCACGCAGGTGGTGGACCCGGTGACGCACGAGCCGGTGCCGGTGGGCGAGCCGGGCCGCCTCGCCCAGCGCGGCCATGTGCCGCTCGGCTACTACAACGACCCGGCGAAGACGGCCGAGACCTTCTTCCGGAAGGGCGACGAGCGGTGGGTGCTGCTCGGTGACATGGCGACCGTCGACGAGGACGGCATCGTCACCGTCCTCGGGCGCGGCTCGCAGTGCATCAACACCGGCGGCGAGAAGGTCTATCCGGAGGAGGTCGAGCAGGCGCTCAAGTCCCATCCGGACGTGTACGACGCGCTGGTCGCCGGGGTCCCGGACGCGAAGTGGGGCAACCACGTGGCGGCCGTGGTCCAGCTGAGGACCGGGGCACCGGCCCTCGACCTGGAGTCCGTACAGACGCACTGCCGCACCCGGCTCGCCGGGTACAAGATCCCCCGCCAGCTGGTGATCACCGACCGGATCCAGCGGTCGCCGAGCGGCAAGGCGGACTACCGCTGGGCCCGTTCGGTGGCGGCGGCCGAGGACGGCGGGGTGTAG
- a CDS encoding crotonase/enoyl-CoA hydratase family protein, with translation MGGTEHLTVQREGATLVLTLNRPQAKNALSLPMLVGLYDGWLEADADDTIRSVVLTGAGGSFCAGMDLKALAGKGMEGEQYRDRMKADPDLHWKAMLRHHRPRKPVIAAVEGYCVAGGTEILQGTDIRIAGASATFGLFEVKRGLFPIGGSTVRLPRQIARTHALEMLLTGRPYSAEEAARIGLVGRVVPDGTTLDAALAVAEQINACGPLAVEAVKASVYETAEMAETEGLAAELKRGWPIFETADAKEGARAFAERRPPVYRRE, from the coding sequence ATGGGTGGGACCGAACACCTCACCGTGCAGCGCGAAGGCGCCACACTCGTGCTCACACTCAACCGGCCGCAGGCCAAGAACGCGCTCTCACTGCCCATGCTGGTCGGGCTCTACGACGGCTGGCTGGAGGCGGACGCCGACGACACGATCCGCTCCGTGGTCCTGACCGGGGCCGGCGGCTCCTTCTGCGCCGGGATGGACCTCAAGGCGCTGGCGGGCAAGGGAATGGAGGGCGAGCAGTACCGGGACCGGATGAAGGCCGACCCCGATCTGCACTGGAAGGCGATGCTGCGCCACCACCGCCCCCGCAAACCCGTCATCGCCGCCGTCGAGGGCTACTGCGTCGCGGGCGGTACGGAGATCCTGCAGGGCACCGACATCCGGATCGCGGGCGCCTCCGCCACCTTCGGGCTCTTCGAGGTCAAGCGCGGACTCTTCCCGATCGGCGGCTCGACCGTCCGGCTGCCCCGCCAGATCGCCCGCACCCACGCCCTCGAGATGCTCCTGACCGGCCGCCCCTACAGCGCCGAGGAGGCCGCCCGGATCGGACTGGTCGGCCGGGTCGTCCCCGACGGCACGACGCTGGATGCGGCCCTGGCCGTCGCCGAGCAGATCAACGCCTGCGGACCGCTCGCCGTCGAGGCCGTGAAGGCGTCGGTGTACGAGACCGCCGAGATGGCCGAGACGGAGGGCCTGGCGGCCGAACTGAAGCGCGGCTGGCCGATCTTCGAGACGGCGGACGCGAAGGAAGGTGCCCGGGCGTTCGCGGAGAGGCGGCCGCCCGTGTACCGGCGGGAGTGA